In the genome of Luteitalea pratensis, the window GTCGGTGCGATCGTCTCTTCGTTCGTCCCGGTGACGATCCGTGGCCGCATCGTCCCCAACTACGCCACCGTCGACTGCGACGCGCGGATCCCCTTCTGGCGAGCCCTCGGCAACGCCGTCCACGAGCACGACTGCCGGTTCATCATGCAACTCTCGCATGGCGGCCGGCAGCGCGACATTCCCGGCATCGAGTACGAGCAGGGGTGGAGTGCCACCGAGCGCGATGAACCGCTGCACGGCTTCCCGTGTGTCGCCATGACCCGCGCCCAGATCGACGAGACCGTCGCCGCGTTTGCCGCCGGCGCCCGGCGTGCTCGTGCGGCGGACCTCGACGGCGTCGAACTGCACGCGGCCAACGGCTACCTGTTCACGCAGTTCCTCAGCTCGGCGATCAACGATCGCGACGACGACTACGGCGGCCCGCTGCGTCAGCGTGCCCGCTTTCTTCTCGAGGTCGTCGCCGCCATCCGCGCCGAGGTCGGCACCGACTTCCATCTGCAGGTCAAGATCAGCGCCGAGGATCACAACGACGCGATCGACCGCAACGAGAAGCCGGGCAACACGCTGGAGGAGACCGTCGAGGTGTGCAAGTGGCTCGACGCCGCCGGCGTCGATGCCATCCACGTCTCGTCCGGGAGCTACTTCCCTCATCCACGCAACCCGGCCGGCGAGTTTCCCGTCGACGAGCTCGTCAAGACCTACGACCAGTTGCTCTCGAGCGGCAGTCACGCGCTGCGCAACTACCTCCTGTTCCGGTTGGAGCCGACGCAGCGGCTGTTCGAGGAGCGGTGGGAGAAGGCGCGCGGCGACCGCATCGAAGGCATCAATCTCCCGGCCGCCAAGGCGATCAAGGCGGTGGTCGGCGTGCCGATCCTGTGCACCGGTGGCTTCCAGACCGCGGAAGTGATCCGCGAGGCGATCCGTCAGCAGTTCTGCGATGCGGTGACGATCGCGCGGCCCCTGATTGCCAACAACGACCTCGTGCAGCAGTTCGCTGCGGGCATGGGCCGGCCGGCCCGGCCCTGCACGTACTGCAACAAATGCCTCGTGAACGCCGTCGAGAATCCGCTCGGCTGCTACGACCAGACACGCTTCGATTCGCGCGAGGCGATGATCGCGCAGATCATGAGCGTCTTCACCCCGGCGCCGTTCGAGTGATGGTCATCCGCCGCGCCGTTCCGGTTCTCCTGCTCGCGGCGACCGTCTGCGTACGCGCGACGCCGGCCGGCAACGATGGCCCGTCGTTTCCCGACATCGTCGAGCACTTCAAGTACGGGTCGATCGGCGCCGAGGAGAACTCCGGTGTGCCCTCCCGGATCTGGAGGGTGCTGCCAACGGTCTGCGAGTCATCGCTGCCCAGGCGGCCCGGCGTGGGTTACGAGCGGATCGGGTTCATCAGCGACGGGGCTGGGCACGGACGACCGATCGGCACGTCGTTCCGGCCCGGCAACGGCGATCGCATCGGCCTGAACTGCGCCACGTGCCACGTCGGCACGCTGCGTGACGCCCCCGACGCGCCACGGCGCGTGATCGTGGGCATGCCAGCCAACCAGATGGACCTGCAGGGATACGGACGGTTCCTGACGGCGTGCGCGCAGAGCCCGGCCTTCGAGACCGGGCGATTGATCGACGCGATCCACAAGGCCGACCCCGGGTTCGGCTTTTTTTCCCGGCTCGGCTACCGGCTGTTCGTCGTGGGGGCGACGCGCAAGGGCATCCTCGACCGCGCCCGCGACAACGCGTGGTTCGACGATCGGCCGGCCTTCGGCCCCGGACGCGTCGACACCTTCAATCCCTACAAGGTGTTGCTGCAGGTGCCTCTGGACAAGACGGTGGGGACGGTGGACCTGCCGTCGATCTGGAACCAGCGCCCGCGGCAGGGACTGTGGCTGCACTGGGATGGCAACAACGATCGCGTCGAGGAGCGGAACAAGAGCGCCGCGATCGGCGCCGGCGCGACGCCGAAGTCGCTCGACCTCGCCTCGATGGCTCGCATCGAGCAGTGGCTGCTCGACTTCCCGGCGCCGAAGTACCCGGCCGAACGCATCGACGCGTCGCGCGCCGAGAACGGGCGGCGTGCCTACGCGTCGGCCTGCGCGTCGTGCCACGACCTTGGCGCCGCGTCGGTCGGCCAGGTCACCCCGATCGAGAAGGTGGGCACCGATAGCGGCCGCCTCGACTCATTCACCCCTGCGCTGGCAACGGCGATGAACACCATCGGTCGCGGCAGGCCGTGGGCGTTCTCCCACTTCAGGAAGACGCAGGGCTACGCCAACATGCCACTCGACGGCCTCTGGCTACGGGCGCCGTACCTGCACAACGGATCGGTGCCCGATCTGCGTTCGCTCCTGTTCCCGGAGGAGCGCCCCGCAACGTTCTTCCGTGCCTACGACGTGTACGACTGGGACCGCGTCGGCTTCGTCAGCCGCGGTGCCGGCGCCGAACGGGAAGGCGTGCCATTCGACACGAGTCTGCGCGGCAACGCCAACACCGGACACATCTACGGCGCTGACCTGCCCACCGCCGACAAGCTCGCTCTCCTCGAATATCTCAAGACCCTGTAGGGGAATCGGCCTTCGTCAATCGGCCGTCGGCCTTCGGCCTTCGGGGGGTCGGGGCTCGGGAGTCGGGTAGCCGTCGGACTCTGTCCGACGGTCTGCGCCCTCGCCGCGACGCCGTGAGCGTCGACCTCAAGGTCGACGCCTGCAGCCCTCGGCGGAGCCGTCGAGCAGCGCACATCGGTCACCGCTGCAGTCGCGCGTCGGTGTGGCCAACCCGAGCCCTCCGGGCGCGTCTGTAGCGGTCGACCTTCAGGTGGACCGGCGGCAGCGCGTGTTCTTGTGAATATGATCGTCCTCATGCGTCGAACACTCCTGCTCCTCGCAGGCGCGCTGATCGCGATCCTGCTGCTGACCGCGATGCGCCCGGCTGCCCAGGCGCCCGGTGCGAAGCCGTCGCTGGCCGAGCGTCTCGGCTTCAAGGCCTCCGACATCGTCCTGATCGTGAACGCCGACGATGTGGGCATGAGCCACGGGGCGAACGTGGCCGTGCGCACCGGCATGGAGCAGGGCCTGATCACGAGTGGGTCGATCATGGTGCCCTGCCCGTGGTTCGAAGAGGTCGCCGTGTATGCGACCGCTAACCCGACCCGCGATTTCGGCCTGCACCTGACGCACACCAGCGAGTGGAAGGTCTACAAGTGGGGACCCGTCGCAAACAAGGCAGAGGTCCCCGGGCTGCTCACGCCCCAGGGATACCTGTGGCCGGACATCGAGCCGATCTACAAGAACGCGACGCCCGCCCAGGCGGAGATCGAGGCACGCGCGCAGGTGCGCAAGGCGCTCGATCGCGGCATCGACGTCACGCACCTGGACTCGCACATGGGCGCGTTGCAGTACGACATGCGCTACCACGCGGTGTATCGCAAGCTGGCGAAGGAGTTCGATCTGCCCATTCGCATGGGCAACCAGGATCTGCTGACGGCGATGGGCGGCGGGCACCTGCGGGGCGAACTGGATGCCGACGGCACGATCTACCCGGACTACCTGATTCACCAGCAGCGCAAGCCGGGCGAAGCGGTGGACGTGTACTGGAAGCGGATGATCTCCGAGTTGAAACCGGGCGTGACCGAGCTCTACATCCACCCTGCGGTAGCCGGCGAGGAAATGCAGCACATCACTGGCAGCTGGAAGGAGCGCGATAGCGAGTACCACCTGTTCACCGATGACGCCTCGGTGAAGCAGTTGCTGGAACAGCGCGGCGTGAAACGCATCGGCTGGCGCGCGCTACGCGACCTGCAGCGGAAGTAGAGATGCGCGTCGACCTGAAGGTCGACGCCTACAGTCGTCGGCGGAGCCGTCCGGAATCCGATGCGGGTCGCCTCTGCACCGGCGAGCCTGGCGTTTCGGCCGTCCGGGCAGGTCTGTAGCGGCAGACCTTCAGGTCGGCCGACAGTGATGTTCGGCGTTTCGTCATTCGGCCTTCCCGGGTTCGACATTCCGGCATTCCCGGCATTTCGGCATTTCGAAGGACGAAGTCCCTGATGCCCGGAAGGCGGCCCGGACCGATCGGCGTCCGCGCTCCGGCAGTAGGCGCCGCCATTCGTCCCTCCTCGTCAGCGTGTCGGCCCGCGACGGCGGCGCGCTGTCGAATCGGCCTCTATACTCGCGTCCTGTATAGGTAGGGACGCCTCTCCGAGGCGTCCATCTCCATAGGCGGACGGAGAGTATTGAGGAGGGGGACGATGACGCGATCACGATGGCCGGCGTCCGTGACGTTGGCGCTCGCGATGGGCGCCGGCGCGGTGTGGGCACAAGGGGCACCGGGCCCGTGGAGTTCGACGGTGAAGTCGGGCTGGGGCGGCCTCAAGAAGAACCTGGCGGCTTCGGCGGCGCTGCTGCCGGAGGCTGACTATGGCTTCAAGCCGGTACCGGCGGTGCGCAGCTTCGGACAACTCATCGGGCACCTCGCCAACGATCATTACCTGATCTGCAGCGCCGCCAAGGGCGACAGGAATCCGCAGGCCAACACCGACTTCGAGAAGACGACCGGCAAGACGGCGCTCGTCAAGGCTCTGCAGGATTCGATTGCCTACTGCGACGGCGTGTACGACGCGATGACCGACGCGAAGGGGGCCGAGATCGTCGAGATGTTCGGCGGCCAGTACCCACGGCTTGGCGCCCTGACCATCAACGTCACGCACTCGAGCGAGCACTACGGCAACCTGGTGACCTACCTCCGCCTCAAAGGGCTCGTCCCCCCGTCGTCCGCGGCTGCACAGTAGACGTAAACCGCTGAGAGAGAGCGGTTTGGCGTCCGCCTGACACGTGTTTGCCGCCCGGCTTCCCGCCGGGTGGCTCGAGCCGCCGCCGCCGCCGGCACCCTCCCGCGGGCGGTTCCCCTCCGCGATCTTGCGACTCGTCGCAACTTCTGCGTGCTAACTGCTTCCGAATCAGCGACTTGCGATCGGCCACGCTTGATCGCCGACCGTGTAAGTCGTATATTGAGTCGTTCGACGAGCGGCGAAGGCGTGGTCAAAGGCCCAGTAACACCGCAGCGACTGCCCGCGGCGTCCGAACCATTCCGGGATGGGGCTCCCAGAAGCCGACCCAGAAGGAAGACTTATGAGCACTTCTACCGACACCATCGAGCAGCTTGCGACCCAGGAATACAAGTACGGGTTCACCACTGACGTCGACGCGGATCAGCTGCCGCCGGGCCTCGACGAGGACACGGTGCGCGCCATCTCCCTCCGCAAGGAGGAGCCGGAATGGATGCTCGAGTGGCGTCTCAAGTCCTACCGGGCGTGGCAGAAGATGGCGTACCCGGACTGGTCGAACGTGCACTACCCGCCGGTGGACTTCCAGGACATCAGCTACTACTCGGCCCCGAAGCCCAGGAAGCAGCTGAACAGCCTCGACGAGGTCGATCCGGAAGTGCGCGCCACGTTCGACAAGCTCGGTATCCCGCTGGCTGAGCAGATGGCGCTGGCCGGCGTTGCCGTCGACGCCGTGTTCGACAGCGTCTCGGTGGCCACCACGTTCAAGCAGAAGCTCGCCGACCTCGGCATCATCTTCTGCTCGTTCTCGGAGGCG includes:
- a CDS encoding NADH:flavin oxidoreductase, translated to MPVDPIFEPIAFRNLSVKNRIFRSNVSGRFDNYDGSGNQARINWETKFARGGVGAIVSSFVPVTIRGRIVPNYATVDCDARIPFWRALGNAVHEHDCRFIMQLSHGGRQRDIPGIEYEQGWSATERDEPLHGFPCVAMTRAQIDETVAAFAAGARRARAADLDGVELHAANGYLFTQFLSSAINDRDDDYGGPLRQRARFLLEVVAAIRAEVGTDFHLQVKISAEDHNDAIDRNEKPGNTLEETVEVCKWLDAAGVDAIHVSSGSYFPHPRNPAGEFPVDELVKTYDQLLSSGSHALRNYLLFRLEPTQRLFEERWEKARGDRIEGINLPAAKAIKAVVGVPILCTGGFQTAEVIREAIRQQFCDAVTIARPLIANNDLVQQFAAGMGRPARPCTYCNKCLVNAVENPLGCYDQTRFDSREAMIAQIMSVFTPAPFE
- a CDS encoding cytochrome c codes for the protein MVIRRAVPVLLLAATVCVRATPAGNDGPSFPDIVEHFKYGSIGAEENSGVPSRIWRVLPTVCESSLPRRPGVGYERIGFISDGAGHGRPIGTSFRPGNGDRIGLNCATCHVGTLRDAPDAPRRVIVGMPANQMDLQGYGRFLTACAQSPAFETGRLIDAIHKADPGFGFFSRLGYRLFVVGATRKGILDRARDNAWFDDRPAFGPGRVDTFNPYKVLLQVPLDKTVGTVDLPSIWNQRPRQGLWLHWDGNNDRVEERNKSAAIGAGATPKSLDLASMARIEQWLLDFPAPKYPAERIDASRAENGRRAYASACASCHDLGAASVGQVTPIEKVGTDSGRLDSFTPALATAMNTIGRGRPWAFSHFRKTQGYANMPLDGLWLRAPYLHNGSVPDLRSLLFPEERPATFFRAYDVYDWDRVGFVSRGAGAEREGVPFDTSLRGNANTGHIYGADLPTADKLALLEYLKTL
- a CDS encoding polysaccharide deacetylase family protein; translation: MRRTLLLLAGALIAILLLTAMRPAAQAPGAKPSLAERLGFKASDIVLIVNADDVGMSHGANVAVRTGMEQGLITSGSIMVPCPWFEEVAVYATANPTRDFGLHLTHTSEWKVYKWGPVANKAEVPGLLTPQGYLWPDIEPIYKNATPAQAEIEARAQVRKALDRGIDVTHLDSHMGALQYDMRYHAVYRKLAKEFDLPIRMGNQDLLTAMGGGHLRGELDADGTIYPDYLIHQQRKPGEAVDVYWKRMISELKPGVTELYIHPAVAGEEMQHITGSWKERDSEYHLFTDDASVKQLLEQRGVKRIGWRALRDLQRK
- a CDS encoding DinB family protein → MTRSRWPASVTLALAMGAGAVWAQGAPGPWSSTVKSGWGGLKKNLAASAALLPEADYGFKPVPAVRSFGQLIGHLANDHYLICSAAKGDRNPQANTDFEKTTGKTALVKALQDSIAYCDGVYDAMTDAKGAEIVEMFGGQYPRLGALTINVTHSSEHYGNLVTYLRLKGLVPPSSAAAQ